The following proteins are co-located in the Caldilineales bacterium genome:
- a CDS encoding DUF1829 domain-containing protein, translated as MMDDIRRLIEQYTSWLNDKTHLRQIEDWVEITTPYLDRHNDYLQIFAKRAGSRITLSDDGYIINDLRLSGCDLDTPKRKQFLKIALNGFGVQLKGDVLTVDTSEGNFSQQKHNLIQAMIAINDMFYLAVPMVRSVFLEDVTEWMDLSDIRYISQVKFTGASGYDHVFDFVIPKSRQMPERILKAINRPSRETAESFAWGWIDTREVRSPDSRAYAFLNDSERTISSDVTDALTSYEIVPIPWQQRDRYRSELAL; from the coding sequence TTGAACAATATACGTCTTGGCTGAATGACAAAACTCATCTTCGTCAGATTGAAGATTGGGTAGAAATAACCACGCCCTATCTTGATCGTCACAACGACTATCTACAGATTTTCGCCAAGCGTGCGGGAAGTCGAATAACACTTTCGGATGATGGGTATATTATTAACGATCTACGATTGTCTGGCTGCGATTTAGACACACCAAAAAGAAAACAGTTTCTCAAGATAGCATTAAACGGATTTGGAGTTCAATTAAAAGGCGACGTTCTAACGGTCGACACTAGCGAAGGCAATTTTTCGCAACAAAAACATAACTTGATACAAGCGATGATTGCGATAAATGATATGTTCTATCTTGCGGTGCCGATGGTGAGAAGCGTATTTCTTGAAGACGTGACGGAATGGATGGATCTATCGGACATTCGCTATATTAGTCAGGTAAAATTTACAGGAGCCAGTGGTTATGATCATGTCTTCGATTTTGTTATTCCAAAATCGAGACAGATGCCGGAGCGTATTTTGAAGGCCATCAATCGACCGAGTCGTGAAACAGCGGAATCTTTTGCTTGGGGATGGATAGATACACGCGAGGTACGTTCTCCTGATTCTCGAGCCTATGCTTTCCTCAATGATTCTGAACGAACAATTTCATCTGACGTTACAGATGCACTAACCAGTTATGAAATTGTGCCCATTCCTTGGCAACAACGCGACCGGTATCGATCTGAACTGGCATTGTAG